GGCCGGGGAGTCGATGTCCACACGCTGGGAGATGACCACCTGGAACACGTCGCCGTCGATGATGTGCTGTTTGGCGACCTCCACGGCCCGTTCATAGTCGCCTTTCGGCGTGCGGAATCGCAGTCCGGGCTGGGCGACGGACGGATCGAGCACGCTGACGCGGGCCTCGCCGGGCGTGGGCGTGGCGGCGTTGCGCTGCATCGCGTCAAGCCGGGCGATGGCCTCGTCGTAGACGATGTCAGCACGCGTGGGCTTGTCGTCGAAGTTGACCGCGTTGGCGATCAGCCACACCGATCCGGAGACGTGGTCCACCACGGCGATGTCGGTGGCGAGGGCGAGCACCAATTCCGGCTGTCCGGTCTCGTCGGGGGCTTCGGCGCGCAGGGTCGGCTCCCAATGGCGAATCGCGTCCCATCCGACCGACCCGACCAGACCGCTGGTCAGATTCGGCAGGCCCTCCACACGCGGGGCCTTGAGGGTTTTGAGCGCGGCGTGGGCGACCTCGATCACGTCGCCTTCCTTCGGCACGCCGACCGGCACTTGGCCGAGCCAGTCGGCCCGACCGTGGTTGGATCGCAGCTGGGCGATCGAATCGACGCCGATGAAACTGTACCGGCTCCATGATCCGCCGTATTCCGCCGATTCGAGGATGAACGTGCCGGAACGTCCGCCGGCGAGCCGCTCGTAGAAGCCGACCGGCGTGAGCGAATCGGCAAGCAGTCGGCGCACGATCGGCACCACGCGGTAGCCCTGGTCGGCGAGTTCGTGGAACTGCGCGCGGTCGGGCCAGGTCTCGCCCCACTGCAGATGTTCGACGCTGCATTCGCTCATGGCGGCTCCTTCCGTCTCCCGCGTCTTGCGCGCGGACTTCCGTCATGGACAAGCGCGCCGCTCCCATAACGGGTTTCATGGTGTTCTGAACGACTACCCTACCCGATGTCGTTCGCTTATGGCTGCTCCGGCCGTCGGACGTGTGTTCGGCGGACCGTTCGGCTACGGACGGTGGCCTTGCGCAACCGGCAGCGGGCCTCCCTCGAGGAAGCAGCTGCGTTTGCCGGTATGGCAGGCGGCCCCCACCTGGTCGACCTCGACGAGCAGCGCGTCGCCGTCGCAGTCGAGCGAGACGGCCTTGACGTACTGGGCGTGTCCGGAGGTGTCGCCTTTGCGCCAGTATTCCTGGCGGGAGCGCGACCAGAAGGTCACGCGGCCTTCGGTGAGCGTGCGGCGCAGCGCCTCGTCGTTCATATAGCCGACCATCAGCACCTCACGGGTGTCGTGCTGCTGCACGACGGCCGCGACCAGTCCTTTGTCGTCGCGTTTGAGACGCGCGGCGATGCGCGGATCCAGCGTTTCGCTGTTGTCGTATTCCATTCGTACCTCCTGCCGTTCCCTCGCGCGGCGAGGGAGGCGGCGTTATGTTCGGTCGTCGTCCGTTCGTCGGACGTTGGCGGCACCAGCCGGCATCCTCGCGCCGTGGTCAAGTGCCTTCATCCCGTCCGGCGGATGGGTCCGCTTCAGCGGACCGTGTATCCCGCACCCTTGATGGCGTCCTTGACCTCGCGGATCGACACCTTGCCGTAGTGGAAGATCGACGCGGCGAGCACCGCGTCGGCACCGGCCTCGATGGCTGGCGGGAAGTCGGAGGCCTTGCCCGCGCCGCCGGAGGCGATGATCGGAATCCTCACCTGGCTGCGCACGGCGCGGATCATCTCCAGATCGAAGCCCTGCTGCGTGCCGTCGGCGTCCATCGAGTTGAGCAGGATCTCGCCCGCGCCCAGCTCCTCGGCCCGTTTGACCCACCAGATCGCGTCGATGCCGGTGGATTTGCGGCCGCCCATCGTGGTGACCTCGAAGCCGGAGCGCGTATGCTGCTCGCCTTTCTCGCGGCGGGCGTCCACGGAGAGCACCAGCACCTGGTTGCCGAAACGTTCGGACACACGGCTGATCAGCGTCGGATCGTTGATGGCGGCCGTGTTGACGCCGACCTTGTCCGCGCCGCAACGCAGCAGCGAGTCCACATCCTCGGGGCTGCGCACGCCGCCGCCGACGGTCATGGGGATGAACACCTGTTCTGCGGTGCGGCTCACCACGTCGATCATGGTGCTGCGATGCGAGCTGGACGCGGTCACGTCGAGGAACGTGATCTCGTCCGCGCCCTGACGGTAGTATTCGCCGGCCAATTCGACCGGATCGCCCGCGTCACGCAGGTTCTCGAAATGCACGCCCTTGACCACACGACCCGCGTCGACGTCCAGGCACGGAATCACTCGAACCGCCAGCGACATACTGCTCTCCCCTTAGGTTGGATTACTTTCAGCTTGATGACGACCTTCAGGTTACCGGCCCGACGTTACAACAATCCGCAGGTTCCCGCATGGTGGGCCGACTTTTCCCCACGCAGTGCCATGATGGAAGACAGGAAGGTCGGAGGAATCGTATGGAACCAGTGATTGAGCGCACTTTGCGTCGCGGGCGCGAAACCCTTGCCGCCGTCAACGAGGTGGAACGGCTGTATCTGCGCGATTGGATGGATGTGGTGTTCATCTACGCGATCAGCGGATTCGTCGGCACTTTGCACGAAACCTGTTGGACGCTGTTGTCCAAGGGCGTGTTCGAGGATCGCAGCGGGTCGATCCTCTCCCCGTTCAACTATGTGTACGGGCTGGGCGCGCTGGCGATTTTCTTCGCCCTGCGCGGCCTGCGCAAGGGGCATCAGGTGTTCGTCGTGGGCGCGCTGCTCGGCGGCGTGCTCGAGTATTCGAT
Above is a window of Bifidobacterium eulemuris DNA encoding:
- a CDS encoding chorismate-binding protein; protein product: MSECSVEHLQWGETWPDRAQFHELADQGYRVVPIVRRLLADSLTPVGFYERLAGGRSGTFILESAEYGGSWSRYSFIGVDSIAQLRSNHGRADWLGQVPVGVPKEGDVIEVAHAALKTLKAPRVEGLPNLTSGLVGSVGWDAIRHWEPTLRAEAPDETGQPELVLALATDIAVVDHVSGSVWLIANAVNFDDKPTRADIVYDEAIARLDAMQRNAATPTPGEARVSVLDPSVAQPGLRFRTPKGDYERAVEVAKQHIIDGDVFQVVISQRVDIDSPADPFDVYRVLRTLNPSPYMYFMALTDAEGRDFNVIGSSPETLIKVDNGHAMTFPIAGSRPRGATVEEDEALAKELLADPKERSEHIMLVDLARNDLSRVCAPESVEVVSLMDIKRFSHIMHICSTVTGRVNPDMTAFDVFTSAFPAGTLSGAPKPRAIEIIDALELADRGIYGGTVGYFDFSGNMDMAIAIRTAFLRDHEASVQAGAGIVLDSVPATEWQETRNKAGASVEAVQVAAQLRSA
- the hisI gene encoding phosphoribosyl-AMP cyclohydrolase — translated: MEYDNSETLDPRIAARLKRDDKGLVAAVVQQHDTREVLMVGYMNDEALRRTLTEGRVTFWSRSRQEYWRKGDTSGHAQYVKAVSLDCDGDALLVEVDQVGAACHTGKRSCFLEGGPLPVAQGHRP
- the hisF gene encoding imidazole glycerol phosphate synthase subunit HisF — protein: MSLAVRVIPCLDVDAGRVVKGVHFENLRDAGDPVELAGEYYRQGADEITFLDVTASSSHRSTMIDVVSRTAEQVFIPMTVGGGVRSPEDVDSLLRCGADKVGVNTAAINDPTLISRVSERFGNQVLVLSVDARREKGEQHTRSGFEVTTMGGRKSTGIDAIWWVKRAEELGAGEILLNSMDADGTQQGFDLEMIRAVRSQVRIPIIASGGAGKASDFPPAIEAGADAVLAASIFHYGKVSIREVKDAIKGAGYTVR